In the genome of Mycoplasma seminis, one region contains:
- a CDS encoding MHJ_0274 family protein, which yields MGFNVGIWIFFAIVMSLFLAWVVWQYVKDKRRQKKTKLQAAEFAKESAIYVYDLTIMMNELFKLNRQTLDEFVPSIGKYTMGEINANTRNLLIKIQKSPEYREFLHENPKYHEFNHNFTALRDLNANLWDKKGTKYVEYFINYVQSATDEVEKHNKTEIETLFKEESILINQIQEAYNNEFQKHEQTQQTNSN from the coding sequence ATGGGATTTAACGTCGGGATATGAATATTCTTTGCTATTGTTATGTCACTTTTCCTAGCGTGAGTTGTATGACAATATGTTAAAGACAAACGTCGTCAAAAGAAGACTAAATTGCAAGCGGCAGAATTTGCTAAAGAAAGCGCAATTTACGTTTATGACTTAACTATAATGATGAATGAATTATTTAAACTTAATCGTCAAACATTAGATGAATTTGTTCCAAGTATTGGAAAATACACAATGGGAGAAATTAATGCTAATACTAGAAATTTATTAATCAAAATTCAAAAATCACCTGAATACAGAGAATTTTTACATGAAAATCCTAAATATCATGAATTTAATCATAACTTCACAGCATTGCGTGATTTAAATGCTAATTTATGAGATAAAAAAGGAACAAAATACGTTGAATACTTCATTAATTATGTACAAAGTGCTACAGATGAAGTAGAAAAACACAATAAAACTGAAATAGAAACTTTATTTAAAGAAGAATCTATTTTAATTAATCAAATCCAGGAGGCATATAATAATGAGTTTCAAAAACATGAACAAACCCAACAAACTAACTCTAATTAG
- the rpsF gene encoding 30S ribosomal protein S6, which produces MNKYEIMTIVSPKADVKVLNDLLTEVFGKGVSKVETLDRKELAYEINKSKQAQYVLALVEAEGNAIAEFTRRSNIVKDIWRVLVINLDTEKGYNKKADEKAKARGRKRVAKDADGAVKVSKPRQPRVKKENTEK; this is translated from the coding sequence ATGAACAAATACGAAATCATGACTATCGTAAGCCCTAAAGCTGATGTTAAAGTTTTAAACGACTTATTAACAGAAGTTTTTGGAAAAGGTGTTTCTAAAGTTGAAACATTAGACAGAAAAGAACTTGCTTACGAAATTAACAAATCAAAACAAGCTCAATACGTTCTTGCTTTAGTTGAAGCAGAAGGTAACGCAATTGCTGAATTTACACGTCGTTCAAACATCGTTAAAGATATTTGAAGAGTACTTGTAATTAACTTAGATACTGAAAAAGGTTACAACAAAAAAGCTGATGAAAAAGCTAAAGCACGTGGAAGAAAAAGAGTTGCTAAAGATGCTGACGGTGCTGTAAAAGTTTCAAAACCACGTCAACCTAGAGTTAAAAAAGAAAACACAGAAAAATAG
- the rbfA gene encoding 30S ribosome-binding factor RbfA, which translates to MNEINLKRKEAQLHQLIADIVSKDITNVNVIDPVVMDVVLSNDLSHVKVFVTLLSNETKGIEALNNASGYVRKVLSKSLNWRKVPNVHFYLDTVSKNGQKIDEILAKIKNEQ; encoded by the coding sequence ATGAATGAAATCAATTTAAAAAGAAAAGAGGCACAACTACATCAATTAATTGCTGATATTGTTTCGAAGGATATCACAAATGTAAATGTAATTGATCCTGTAGTTATGGACGTAGTACTATCCAATGACCTTTCTCACGTTAAAGTTTTTGTAACTTTACTTTCTAATGAAACAAAAGGAATCGAAGCATTAAACAATGCTTCAGGATATGTTAGAAAAGTATTATCAAAATCTTTAAACTGGAGAAAAGTGCCTAATGTTCATTTTTATTTAGACACGGTATCTAAAAATGGCCAAAAAATCGATGAGATACTAGCAAAAATAAAAAACGAACAATAA
- a CDS encoding diadenylate cyclase — translation MLRNFETATVVTNNASGISSSAITALIVIASLALVVSLTLLILYLWPHVYGFLISKIKKTKYEKLGKSSQIRLINQLRESVEYLSKNKIGALITIENNDNIDNLRTDGVVLNSNIASSLLIAIFNKTSPLHDGAVVIRDNKIYYAATFYKITRKSVDSKYGSRHRAAMGISEQCDATTVVVSEEDGSIKILKGSIIQPVKLEQFQEQLIKYLKEQ, via the coding sequence ATGCTTAGAAATTTTGAAACTGCTACTGTAGTAACAAATAATGCTAGTGGAATATCTTCTAGTGCAATTACTGCTTTAATTGTAATTGCTTCACTAGCTTTAGTTGTTTCACTTACTTTACTTATTTTGTACCTATGACCACATGTTTATGGATTTCTTATTAGTAAGATTAAAAAGACAAAATATGAAAAATTAGGTAAAAGTAGCCAAATTCGTTTAATTAACCAATTAAGAGAAAGTGTTGAATACTTATCAAAAAATAAAATCGGTGCTTTAATTACAATAGAAAACAACGATAACATTGATAATTTAAGAACTGATGGAGTAGTGTTAAACTCTAATATTGCAAGTTCACTATTAATTGCAATTTTTAATAAAACTAGTCCGCTTCATGATGGGGCTGTAGTTATTAGAGATAATAAAATTTATTATGCTGCGACATTTTACAAAATCACACGTAAAAGTGTTGATTCCAAATATGGATCACGTCACAGAGCTGCAATGGGTATTTCAGAACAATGTGATGCAACTACAGTAGTTGTATCTGAAGAAGACGGAAGTATTAAGATTCTTAAAGGAAGCATAATACAACCTGTTAAACTTGAACAATTCCAAGAACAGTTAATTAAATACTTAAAAGAACAATAA
- the mgtE gene encoding magnesium transporter translates to MEFTPEVKKALIEELQGLITNKKIIAVRELCEQYPYADFAEALESLSGEQQLYVLRVLKTTEAAEVFSYLDDNTKVALAKSFTEPWGMDILQDLESDELVDVLEDLPVNFTKKILAETPIEKRVKLNNLLAYDEEHVGSIMSVDLSVLKSSWSAKKAIRKIKRDYKNKIELSHNFYITDDNGFLIGDITLEELVFADDEDELLEELYNVVAAVHPYDNKEDAANIFADHDRSTLPVVSADNRLIGMITSDDVIDVIQEQATEDMYKLAGINPDAAEESYLKTTIMQIVKSRVVWLIILMVSATFSQYIIQQFSAISENFIKGLGVTVSTGIIVGLIPIISGSAGNAGSQSSTTITRASALGEIEHKDIWKVIFKEMTVGAVIGCILFVVNIARLYIYFAIPSFRDNGDGTVAGWGAISFIIIASSVSLFIVVIFAKFLGTLIPLVAIKFKKDPAVMSAPILATLSDALSTLIFFGMNIGVLAIAHAASWI, encoded by the coding sequence ATGGAATTTACACCAGAAGTAAAAAAAGCCTTAATTGAAGAACTCCAAGGCTTAATTACTAATAAGAAAATTATTGCTGTTAGAGAATTGTGTGAACAATATCCATATGCTGATTTCGCTGAAGCACTTGAAAGCCTTAGCGGTGAACAACAACTTTATGTTTTACGGGTACTAAAAACCACTGAAGCTGCTGAAGTATTTTCATATCTTGATGATAATACTAAAGTAGCACTAGCTAAATCATTTACTGAACCTTGAGGGATGGATATCCTGCAAGATTTAGAAAGTGATGAACTGGTTGACGTTTTAGAAGATTTACCTGTAAACTTTACTAAAAAAATTCTAGCTGAAACTCCAATTGAAAAAAGAGTTAAGCTTAATAACTTGCTTGCTTATGATGAAGAACACGTAGGAAGCATTATGTCTGTGGATCTTTCTGTGCTTAAATCTAGCTGAAGTGCTAAAAAAGCGATTAGAAAAATTAAACGTGACTATAAAAACAAAATTGAACTTTCACATAACTTCTATATTACTGATGATAATGGATTTTTAATCGGGGATATTACACTTGAAGAATTAGTCTTTGCTGATGATGAAGATGAATTACTTGAAGAACTTTACAATGTAGTTGCTGCAGTTCACCCATATGATAACAAAGAAGATGCTGCTAATATATTTGCTGATCACGATAGATCAACTCTTCCGGTAGTTTCTGCTGATAACAGACTTATTGGTATGATTACATCCGATGATGTTATTGATGTTATTCAAGAACAAGCTACTGAAGATATGTATAAACTTGCTGGGATTAACCCTGATGCAGCTGAAGAAAGTTATCTTAAAACAACCATTATGCAAATTGTTAAGTCACGTGTTGTTTGACTTATCATTTTAATGGTTTCAGCAACATTCTCACAATATATCATTCAACAGTTTTCGGCTATTTCAGAAAACTTTATTAAAGGACTAGGTGTTACAGTTTCAACCGGGATTATAGTTGGGCTTATTCCAATTATTTCTGGATCAGCTGGTAATGCTGGTTCGCAATCATCCACAACTATAACTCGTGCTAGTGCACTAGGCGAAATTGAACACAAAGATATTTGAAAAGTTATTTTCAAGGAAATGACTGTTGGTGCAGTGATTGGATGTATCTTATTTGTAGTAAATATTGCTAGACTTTATATCTATTTTGCTATTCCTAGCTTTAGAGATAATGGTGATGGAACAGTAGCTGGTTGAGGTGCTATTTCATTTATAATTATAGCTAGCTCAGTTTCATTATTTATTGTAGTTATATTTGCTAAGTTTTTAGGAACACTTATTCCACTTGTTGCTATTAAATTTAAAAAAGATCCAGCAGTTATGTCTGCTCCTATACTTGCTACATTAAGTGATGCATTATCAACATTAATATTCTTCGGTATGAATATAGGAGTACTTGCTATAGCTCATGCTGCGAGTTGAATTTAA
- the rpsR gene encoding 30S ribosomal protein S18, translating into MAYIKRNKKGFGRKKTCEFCDNHMEYVDYKNVELLNKFVTATGQIKAKATTGTCAKHQRKVANAIKRARFIALMPYHVVRPRVAKGN; encoded by the coding sequence ATGGCTTACATTAAACGTAACAAAAAAGGTTTTGGAAGAAAAAAGACATGTGAATTTTGTGATAACCACATGGAATATGTTGACTACAAAAATGTTGAATTATTAAACAAATTTGTAACAGCAACAGGACAAATCAAAGCAAAAGCAACAACAGGAACATGTGCTAAACACCAAAGAAAAGTAGCTAACGCAATTAAAAGAGCTAGATTTATCGCTTTAATGCCTTACCACGTTGTTAGACCACGTGTTGCTAAAGGTAACTAA
- a CDS encoding GA module-containing protein, with translation MSKVGKFLLVGVGGLAIGAAAVAIPSVIFKNQRTYYAEETEFNKDKSNLKVAVADSVDKNTVLASQVTKEQVIFSGYNKKLFEVSLGEGKNTVRNTPIAQLNGLAVNQSTAPVATAGVELGLESDDTKGTLTVTYMFKSKTYSDLTYVPTEKVVFTGFKLSKESATRNALLAAVANTAQPIAEAWNTTADAMKDAEKANKVKAYGKVVAEELQKHNYAVIAAVESTLPAENFAKVSAIYNQVAGKLNDVLVDAFKYATSEQAKEKAGLAAVKDFLSVEKMTAIKNDMADVLVNNKDNIASFGNAIFASLKENESTKSITTLDNFIEKMTEFFKEQIQTIADQVKAKEISTAKGHNAIVDSFKSILPELRKAAVAKAHELLPVETEYNAVKEVLKSQYEALETQAKANVELLMNKTKDLATLIDDLKALDVQRAKAAAEKAEKEKQAKIAKELADKKAELVKQLAELKNLTSAQVKLYTDKINSAKDLEEAQKAFNDAKAVNPEMNKDK, from the coding sequence ATGTCAAAAGTAGGAAAATTTTTATTAGTAGGTGTTGGTGGGCTTGCGATCGGAGCAGCTGCTGTAGCAATCCCAAGTGTTATTTTTAAAAACCAAAGAACATACTACGCTGAAGAAACAGAATTTAATAAAGACAAATCTAACTTAAAAGTTGCTGTTGCTGACAGTGTTGATAAAAACACAGTCTTAGCATCACAAGTTACTAAAGAACAAGTTATTTTTTCAGGATACAACAAAAAATTATTTGAAGTTTCTTTAGGAGAAGGTAAAAATACAGTTAGAAACACACCAATTGCTCAATTAAATGGTCTAGCTGTAAACCAAAGTACAGCTCCTGTTGCAACAGCAGGTGTTGAATTAGGACTTGAATCAGATGATACAAAAGGAACATTAACAGTAACATATATGTTTAAATCAAAAACATATTCAGATTTAACATATGTTCCAACTGAAAAAGTTGTTTTCACAGGATTTAAATTAAGCAAAGAATCTGCAACAAGAAATGCATTACTTGCAGCAGTTGCTAATACAGCTCAACCAATTGCTGAAGCATGAAACACAACAGCAGATGCAATGAAAGACGCTGAAAAAGCTAATAAAGTTAAAGCATACGGAAAAGTTGTTGCTGAAGAACTTCAAAAACACAACTATGCTGTTATTGCTGCAGTTGAATCAACATTACCAGCTGAAAACTTTGCTAAAGTAAGTGCAATTTACAACCAAGTTGCTGGAAAATTAAATGATGTTTTAGTTGATGCATTTAAATATGCAACAAGTGAACAAGCTAAAGAAAAAGCTGGATTAGCTGCAGTTAAAGACTTCTTATCTGTAGAAAAAATGACAGCAATTAAAAACGATATGGCTGATGTATTAGTTAACAATAAAGATAACATTGCTTCATTCGGAAACGCAATTTTTGCTTCATTAAAAGAAAATGAATCAACAAAATCAATTACAACACTTGATAACTTCATTGAAAAAATGACAGAATTCTTTAAAGAACAAATCCAAACAATTGCTGATCAAGTTAAAGCAAAAGAAATTTCAACCGCAAAAGGACACAATGCTATTGTTGATTCATTTAAATCAATCTTACCTGAATTAAGAAAAGCAGCCGTTGCTAAAGCACACGAATTACTTCCTGTTGAAACAGAATACAATGCTGTTAAAGAAGTTCTTAAATCACAATATGAAGCTTTAGAAACTCAAGCAAAAGCAAACGTTGAATTATTAATGAACAAGACAAAAGACTTAGCTACATTAATTGATGATTTAAAAGCACTTGATGTTCAAAGAGCTAAAGCAGCAGCTGAAAAAGCTGAAAAAGAAAAACAAGCTAAAATTGCTAAAGAATTAGCTGATAAAAAAGCTGAATTAGTTAAACAATTAGCTGAACTTAAAAACTTAACTTCAGCTCAAGTAAAACTTTATACAGATAAAATTAATTCTGCTAAAGATTTAGAAGAAGCTCAAAAAGCATTTAATGATGCTAAAGCTGTAAATCCTGAAATGAACAAAGACAAATAG
- a CDS encoding DegV family protein has translation MKKLGIILDSFSGLYQEDAIKEGFEFIPLQVDIDNVVYQDGLVDKVEVLEKLKNATSFKSSSPRLEVINTIVKEASEKYDDVIYFGIHPALSSTSSHVRTVANDFPNVKVFENHWSGIQLVIAAKYALKLYNEGLNLFEIFTQLEVINKESATYLVPFDMKYMIQGGRLNGVKKFIMSKIKMLPILEYDVHGKVTPVFLKRTPQGAISKAIEKAAYFPEDASKYQFNYMHGIDAEINNEVEKQLAEYDIKLQHTQITSSVIAIHTGPEAFAITVMPKLELE, from the coding sequence ATGAAAAAATTAGGAATTATATTAGATTCATTTTCAGGTTTATACCAAGAAGATGCAATTAAAGAAGGATTTGAATTCATTCCTTTACAAGTTGATATTGACAATGTTGTCTATCAAGATGGATTAGTAGATAAAGTTGAAGTTTTAGAAAAACTTAAAAATGCTACTAGCTTTAAGTCATCTAGTCCAAGACTAGAAGTAATTAATACTATTGTTAAAGAAGCAAGCGAAAAATATGATGATGTAATTTATTTTGGAATTCACCCAGCACTTTCATCAACTTCTTCACATGTTAGAACTGTAGCTAATGATTTTCCGAATGTTAAAGTATTTGAAAACCACTGAAGTGGAATTCAATTAGTAATTGCAGCTAAATATGCTTTAAAACTTTATAACGAAGGATTAAACTTATTTGAAATCTTTACTCAATTAGAAGTTATTAATAAAGAATCAGCTACTTATTTAGTACCTTTTGACATGAAATACATGATTCAAGGTGGTAGATTAAATGGTGTGAAAAAATTCATTATGTCTAAAATTAAAATGTTACCGATTTTAGAATATGATGTACACGGAAAAGTTACACCAGTATTTTTAAAAAGAACACCTCAAGGAGCTATTTCTAAAGCAATTGAAAAAGCTGCTTACTTCCCTGAAGATGCTTCTAAATACCAATTTAACTACATGCATGGAATTGATGCTGAAATTAATAATGAAGTAGAAAAACAACTTGCAGAATACGATATTAAATTACAACATACTCAAATCACCTCAAGCGTTATTGCTATTCATACAGGTCCAGAAGCATTTGCTATTACAGTAATGCCTAAACTTGAGCTTGAATAA
- a CDS encoding lipoprotein 17-related variable surface protein, with amino-acid sequence MRKFTKTLLITLGGATATALPLISISCGKTEATKEEVEKKLKETKVVVDTVQGVNKAEVLASTITTQQLAFSGYDPKIFKVTVGTLSADDKAGTLSVPYTLQSIKYESVKSDGLVATITGFKTAAATDTPAPAAKTEQQVQEELNNIKLSVALQGVNAATIKASEVKQSQINVTGYDSKDFTLTYGTLAPNDKTGILTIPYTLTSNQFNTLKKTGDLQLDGFKVEAAEDGSGKDNSGTTGQPGKDDKQPGDSTGTDQGGKEKEPSQPGKENPEVKPGDEKTPAESGNDQTKPGEGDKQPGKETPEVKPGEGQPSDKTGGEDTGKQPVEPGKEEPKPGTDVTPGTTPVEGGENKTPGTADGSEKEKPAVTPGEGTEEGKKDTPEEKQPETPTPSTGDDKNKEQPTVTPGTTPTDGDKKETPEGAAPADKEQPKEEAKVTKASELTAEQFATLIGEAKPTIKDEAKEKTAFDAAIADLNTPTVENADYVIEFLSSKKDAPTFTTNIGKVLFNEKTPTDEKTEVENRLFAGERKVNYSIKVTSKTDNKDFKVFEKEFLVSGYKTKEQVMEILKAAKPAVKEQINTDVITIEPSTEKGYSVAYKFLHGKYTSFNKLDAISLEEGPKLKVAYKLVEGDTTKGTAKVLPIIYYDNASKNFYFVYKDLSTERKDDDYLQLNGLPIPALSAKAIADNYKGTDGPTGVYEIDAKVVEKNAGKPLSELYPSEITMDMLKDSLVSQPATLIGSAPEDKYQITAEMLKEMNGTITGIKHKDDLDPYVIVTVQFDTVKVENGIYYISKKEAATKDYEVAKNAKGEFSVRLAGLKVKTPEPDTSTPKPGTNVGGKDNTTPATPIVQGTAFKLAETATAANIENVIKAKSANANNFDLQYYDKRGYFGIKGSGNISNSALLLLNNVPSDEIKLVTLKGKNKGILNCGSYDATTKTLTVKYQQKINNEFKDVQQSFVLA; translated from the coding sequence ATGCGTAAATTTACTAAAACATTATTAATTACTTTAGGTGGTGCTACTGCAACAGCATTACCATTAATTTCTATTTCATGTGGTAAAACCGAAGCTACTAAAGAAGAAGTAGAGAAAAAACTTAAAGAAACTAAAGTAGTTGTTGATACAGTTCAAGGAGTTAATAAAGCAGAAGTGCTTGCTTCAACTATTACAACACAACAACTTGCTTTTAGCGGATATGATCCAAAAATATTTAAAGTAACAGTCGGAACATTATCTGCTGATGATAAAGCAGGAACATTAAGTGTTCCTTATACATTACAATCTATTAAATATGAATCTGTAAAATCAGATGGATTAGTTGCAACTATTACAGGATTTAAAACAGCAGCAGCAACTGATACTCCTGCTCCAGCAGCTAAAACAGAACAACAAGTTCAAGAAGAATTAAATAATATTAAATTATCTGTTGCTTTACAAGGTGTAAATGCTGCAACAATTAAAGCATCAGAAGTAAAACAATCTCAAATTAATGTAACAGGATATGATTCAAAAGATTTCACTCTTACATATGGAACATTAGCACCAAATGATAAAACAGGAATATTAACCATTCCTTATACATTAACATCAAATCAATTTAATACTTTAAAGAAAACTGGTGATTTACAACTTGATGGATTTAAAGTTGAAGCAGCAGAAGATGGTTCTGGTAAAGATAATAGCGGAACTACAGGACAACCTGGAAAAGATGACAAACAACCAGGTGATTCAACAGGTACAGATCAAGGTGGTAAAGAAAAAGAACCTAGCCAACCTGGAAAAGAAAATCCTGAAGTAAAACCAGGTGATGAAAAAACACCTGCTGAATCAGGAAATGATCAAACCAAGCCAGGTGAAGGTGATAAACAACCTGGAAAAGAAACTCCTGAAGTAAAACCTGGTGAAGGACAACCGAGTGATAAAACAGGCGGAGAAGATACTGGGAAACAACCTGTTGAACCAGGTAAAGAAGAACCTAAACCAGGAACAGATGTAACACCAGGGACAACTCCAGTAGAAGGTGGTGAAAATAAAACTCCAGGAACAGCAGATGGTTCAGAAAAAGAAAAACCAGCTGTAACTCCAGGTGAAGGAACTGAAGAGGGTAAAAAAGATACTCCTGAAGAAAAACAACCTGAAACACCTACACCAAGCACAGGAGATGATAAAAATAAGGAACAACCTACTGTAACGCCAGGTACAACACCTACAGATGGTGATAAAAAAGAAACTCCAGAAGGAGCAGCACCAGCTGACAAAGAACAACCAAAAGAAGAAGCAAAAGTTACAAAAGCATCTGAATTAACAGCAGAACAATTTGCTACATTAATTGGTGAAGCTAAACCTACAATTAAAGATGAAGCTAAAGAAAAAACAGCATTCGATGCAGCTATTGCTGATTTAAATACTCCTACAGTAGAAAATGCTGATTATGTAATTGAATTCTTAAGTAGTAAAAAAGATGCACCTACATTCACAACAAATATAGGAAAAGTTTTATTTAATGAAAAAACTCCTACAGATGAAAAAACTGAAGTTGAAAATAGATTATTCGCTGGTGAAAGAAAAGTAAATTATTCAATTAAAGTTACTTCAAAAACAGATAATAAAGACTTTAAAGTATTTGAAAAAGAATTCCTTGTTTCAGGTTATAAAACTAAAGAACAAGTAATGGAAATTCTTAAAGCTGCAAAACCAGCAGTAAAAGAACAAATTAATACAGATGTTATTACTATTGAACCTTCTACAGAAAAAGGATATTCTGTAGCATATAAATTCTTACATGGTAAATATACTTCATTTAATAAATTAGATGCTATATCACTTGAAGAAGGGCCTAAATTAAAAGTAGCATATAAATTAGTTGAAGGTGATACAACAAAAGGAACAGCTAAAGTATTACCAATTATTTACTATGATAATGCTTCTAAAAACTTCTACTTTGTATACAAAGATTTATCAACAGAACGTAAAGATGATGATTACTTACAATTAAACGGACTTCCAATTCCTGCTTTATCAGCTAAAGCAATTGCAGACAACTACAAAGGTACAGATGGACCAACAGGTGTTTATGAAATTGATGCTAAAGTGGTAGAAAAAAATGCTGGAAAACCTTTAAGTGAATTATATCCATCAGAAATTACTATGGATATGCTTAAAGATTCATTGGTATCTCAACCAGCTACATTAATTGGTTCAGCACCTGAAGATAAATATCAAATAACAGCTGAAATGCTAAAAGAAATGAATGGAACAATCACAGGAATTAAACACAAAGATGATTTAGATCCTTATGTTATTGTTACAGTTCAATTTGATACTGTTAAAGTAGAAAATGGAATTTACTACATTTCTAAGAAAGAAGCTGCAACTAAAGATTATGAAGTAGCTAAAAATGCTAAAGGAGAATTTTCAGTTAGACTTGCAGGGTTAAAAGTTAAAACTCCTGAACCTGATACTTCTACTCCAAAGCCAGGAACAAATGTTGGGGGGAAAGATAACACTACTCCAGCTACACCTATTGTACAAGGAACAGCATTTAAATTAGCAGAAACAGCGACAGCTGCAAATATCGAAAACGTTATAAAAGCAAAAAGTGCAAATGCAAATAATTTTGATTTACAATACTATGATAAAAGAGGTTACTTTGGTATAAAAGGTAGTGGTAATATATCTAATAGTGCATTATTGTTATTAAACAATGTACCAAGCGATGAAATTAAACTTGTTACACTTAAAGGTAAAAACAAAGGAATCCTCAATTGTGGTTCATACGATGCAACAACCAAAACATTAACAGTTAAATATCAACAAAAAATCAATAATGAATTTAAAGATGTACAACAATCATTTGTATTAGCTTAA
- the pgsA gene encoding CDP-diacylglycerol--glycerol-3-phosphate 3-phosphatidyltransferase yields MSFKNMNKPNKLTLIRLILIIPAFLLMIASYYTMSKGSEFGGNITNIVVNGSYNLGYAIAFTILNVLIVLIFGAAMITDFFDGRIARKQNLVTDFGIVWDPIADKAMTNLVLIYFGVINVLPFWAVAIFILRDIIVDGVRMFLAKVGVSVAAGKLGKIKTLILSIGICVTFLIIIWLPYTKFTTQYHFMYLINIPIYVALILSVISGIMYVVKASKHMKKNSKTEAKK; encoded by the coding sequence ATGAGTTTCAAAAACATGAACAAACCCAACAAACTAACTCTAATTAGACTTATTTTAATAATTCCTGCATTCTTACTTATGATTGCAAGTTATTACACAATGTCTAAAGGTTCAGAATTTGGTGGAAACATCACTAACATAGTAGTAAATGGTTCATACAACTTAGGGTATGCGATTGCATTTACTATTTTAAACGTTCTTATCGTGCTTATTTTTGGTGCCGCTATGATTACAGATTTCTTTGATGGAAGAATAGCAAGAAAGCAAAATTTAGTCACAGATTTTGGAATAGTGTGAGATCCGATTGCTGATAAAGCAATGACAAATTTAGTTCTTATTTACTTTGGAGTAATTAATGTACTTCCATTTTGAGCTGTAGCTATCTTTATTCTTAGAGATATTATAGTAGATGGTGTTAGAATGTTTTTAGCCAAAGTAGGTGTATCAGTGGCTGCTGGTAAACTTGGAAAAATTAAAACTTTAATTCTTTCAATTGGTATTTGTGTAACATTCTTAATTATTATTTGATTACCATACACAAAATTCACAACTCAATACCACTTTATGTACTTAATTAACATTCCAATTTATGTAGCATTAATTCTTAGTGTAATTTCAGGAATTATGTATGTAGTAAAAGCTTCAAAACACATGAAGAAAAATTCAAAAACTGAAGCTAAAAAATAG
- a CDS encoding single-stranded DNA-binding protein, whose product MYNKITLVGRITNSPELSHTSNNVAYLRTTIAVNRPNYSNNNADVTDFIPLVAWRATAEFIANNLTKGSLILVEGSLHSSQYNSNQTNQLVRSLDVTVDRVVALESRAVRDARNNANANSFTPAPTPSNNANINRNNQRAYSRNENLDYSAYNPNAQANTQTVEIQQQNAKSPEVEQDISELFNFGEDLD is encoded by the coding sequence ATGTACAATAAAATTACATTAGTAGGTCGCATAACAAATTCACCAGAGCTTTCACATACATCAAATAATGTTGCATACTTAAGAACTACTATTGCTGTTAATCGACCAAATTACAGCAATAATAATGCAGATGTAACAGATTTTATACCTCTTGTAGCTTGAAGAGCTACTGCTGAATTTATCGCTAATAATCTCACTAAAGGTTCTCTTATTTTAGTTGAAGGTTCACTTCACTCTTCACAATATAATAGCAATCAAACTAATCAATTAGTTCGTTCACTTGATGTGACTGTAGATCGTGTTGTTGCTCTTGAATCTCGTGCAGTACGTGATGCAAGAAACAATGCAAATGCTAATTCATTTACACCTGCGCCTACACCTTCAAACAACGCTAATATCAACAGAAATAATCAAAGAGCTTATAGCAGAAACGAGAATTTAGATTATTCTGCATATAATCCAAATGCTCAAGCTAACACTCAAACTGTTGAAATACAACAACAAAATGCTAAATCACCAGAAGTTGAACAAGATATTTCAGAATTATTCAACTTTGGAGAAGATTTAGATTAA